In one Streptomyces sp. NBC_01288 genomic region, the following are encoded:
- a CDS encoding ABC transporter permease encodes MSTATIAKPQAQQPGKGGRRFSLPVLLLIIAGALILTSLVRVITGADGITSTGQMSTALRAAVPIGLAGLGGLWAERAGVVNIGLEGMMILGTWFGAWAGYQWGPWVGIVFGIIGGCLGALLHAIATVTFNVNHIVSGVAINILALGTTRYLSKFTFANTEQGSAKQSPPIDSLGTFDIPGLSTWLDKLNEKHWFLLSDIAGLIGGLITDLSPLTVIAVALVPATWWVLWRTAFGLRLRSCGENPVAAESLGVNVYKYKYIAVIISGGFAGLGGAFLSIVASNVYLDGQTGGRGYIGLASMIFGNWMPGGLALGAGLFGYTDSLNLRGGSTNVHALILLIGFLLVAGCAYMVWKKRYVPAVVTAVIAALMFVWYATTDDVPTQLVGASPYIVTLLVLSLSAQHLRMPKADGLPYRKGQGK; translated from the coding sequence ATGAGTACCGCGACCATCGCCAAGCCGCAGGCGCAGCAGCCCGGCAAGGGCGGCCGCCGTTTCTCGCTCCCCGTGCTCCTGCTGATCATCGCGGGCGCCCTGATCCTCACCTCGCTGGTCCGCGTGATCACCGGCGCGGACGGCATCACCTCCACCGGCCAGATGTCCACGGCCCTGCGCGCGGCGGTGCCGATCGGCCTCGCCGGTCTCGGCGGCCTGTGGGCCGAGCGCGCGGGCGTCGTCAACATCGGCCTCGAAGGCATGATGATCCTCGGCACCTGGTTCGGCGCCTGGGCGGGCTACCAGTGGGGCCCGTGGGTCGGCATCGTCTTCGGCATCATCGGCGGCTGCCTCGGCGCGCTGCTGCACGCCATCGCCACAGTGACGTTCAACGTCAACCACATCGTCTCCGGTGTCGCCATCAACATCCTGGCGCTGGGCACCACCCGCTACCTCTCGAAGTTCACCTTCGCCAACACCGAGCAGGGCTCCGCCAAGCAGTCCCCGCCGATCGACTCCCTCGGCACCTTCGACATCCCCGGCCTCTCCACCTGGCTGGACAAGCTCAACGAGAAGCACTGGTTCCTGCTCTCGGACATCGCGGGCCTCATCGGCGGTCTGATCACCGACCTCTCCCCGCTCACCGTCATCGCGGTGGCTCTGGTCCCGGCCACCTGGTGGGTCCTGTGGCGCACGGCCTTCGGCCTGCGCCTGCGCTCCTGCGGTGAGAACCCGGTGGCCGCCGAGTCCCTCGGCGTCAACGTCTACAAGTACAAGTACATCGCCGTGATCATCTCCGGTGGCTTCGCCGGCCTCGGCGGCGCCTTCCTGTCGATCGTCGCGTCCAACGTCTACCTCGACGGCCAGACCGGCGGCCGCGGCTACATCGGCCTCGCCTCGATGATCTTCGGCAACTGGATGCCGGGCGGACTCGCCCTCGGCGCGGGCCTGTTCGGCTACACCGACAGCCTCAACCTGCGCGGCGGCTCCACCAACGTCCACGCCCTGATCCTGCTGATCGGCTTCCTGCTGGTCGCCGGCTGCGCGTACATGGTCTGGAAGAAGCGCTACGTCCCCGCCGTCGTCACGGCTGTCATCGCGGCCCTGATGTTCGTCTGGTACGCCACCACCGACGACGTCCCGACCCAACTGGTCGGCGCCAGCCCCTACATCGTCACCCTGCTGGTGCTCTCGCTCTCCGCGCAGCACCTGCGGATGCCGAAGGCGGACGGCCTGCCGTACCGGAAGGGGCAGGGCAAGTGA
- a CDS encoding ABC transporter permease yields the protein MKKFDKERVLLAVAGPVMALVAAILLTSVVLLASGKNPIEPYNLMLQQIGYSDVQVLIINQASMYYIAALAVALGFRMNLFNIGVDGQYRLGAVMTAVVGAHVALPAVLQVPLLLLVAVLTGAFWAGIAGVLKVTRGVSEVVATIMLNAIATSLILYLTQTNTWGVQVGNNMTTGIMKKSGWIPGIDLGSDVGEIYGLVFLAVIMGVLYWLVLNRTRFGFDLRATGESESAAAASGVDAKRMTLTAMLISGGVAGLAGLPLLLGDSHTYSLTFPEGLGFTAIGIALLGRNNPGGIALAALLWAFLDKASPALDYATPVAYQKEIATIMQGLIVFAVVISYEVVRTWGLRRQQKRVGEELAAAARNNSEKKEVAAR from the coding sequence ATGAAGAAGTTCGACAAGGAGCGCGTGCTCCTCGCCGTGGCCGGCCCGGTCATGGCGCTGGTCGCCGCGATCCTGCTGACCTCGGTCGTGCTGCTCGCCTCGGGCAAGAACCCGATCGAGCCGTACAACCTGATGCTCCAGCAGATCGGGTACTCCGACGTCCAGGTGCTGATCATCAACCAGGCGTCGATGTACTACATCGCCGCCCTGGCGGTCGCCCTCGGCTTCCGGATGAACCTGTTCAACATCGGCGTCGACGGCCAGTACCGCCTCGGCGCCGTGATGACCGCGGTCGTCGGCGCGCACGTAGCCCTGCCGGCCGTGCTCCAGGTGCCGCTGCTGCTCCTGGTCGCCGTCCTCACCGGCGCCTTCTGGGCCGGCATCGCGGGTGTCCTCAAGGTCACCCGCGGGGTCAGCGAGGTCGTCGCCACGATCATGCTGAACGCGATCGCGACCAGCCTGATCCTCTACCTCACGCAGACCAACACCTGGGGCGTGCAGGTCGGCAACAACATGACGACCGGCATCATGAAGAAGTCCGGCTGGATCCCGGGCATCGACCTGGGCTCGGACGTCGGCGAGATCTACGGCCTGGTCTTCCTCGCCGTGATCATGGGCGTCCTGTACTGGCTCGTCCTCAACCGCACCCGCTTCGGCTTCGACCTGCGCGCCACCGGCGAGTCCGAGTCCGCCGCCGCGGCCTCCGGCGTCGACGCCAAGCGCATGACGCTCACCGCGATGCTGATCTCCGGCGGTGTCGCCGGCCTCGCCGGACTGCCGCTGCTCCTCGGCGACAGCCACACCTACAGCCTCACCTTCCCCGAGGGCCTCGGCTTCACCGCCATCGGCATCGCCCTGCTGGGCCGCAACAACCCCGGCGGCATCGCGCTGGCCGCCCTCCTCTGGGCCTTCCTCGACAAGGCGTCCCCCGCCCTGGACTACGCGACCCCGGTCGCGTACCAGAAGGAGATCGCCACGATCATGCAGGGCCTGATCGTCTTCGCGGTCGTCATCTCGTACGAGGTCGTCCGCACCTGGGGCCTGCGCCGCCAGCAGAAGCGCGTCGGCGAGGAACTCGCCGCGGCCGCCCGCAACAACTCCGAGAAGAAGGAGGTGGCGGCCCGATGA
- a CDS encoding ABC transporter ATP-binding protein, protein MAVELVGITKRFPGVVANSDIRFSVRKGTVHALVGENGAGKSTLMKILYGMQKPDEGTIAVDGELVTFSSPADAIARGIGMVHQHFMLADNLTVLENVVLGSEKLHGIGGGARKKIKEISDRYGLNVRPDVLVESLGVAERQRVEILKVLYRGARTLILDEPTAVLVPQEVDALFSNLRELKSEGLAVIFISHKLGEVLSVADEITVIRRGTTVGTAVPSATTPRQLAEMMVGSELPTPETAESTVTDTPVIEVKGLTVYAAGGASLGAESEPTAGGLLGDLAPATGTAKRVLDDVTFTIHAGEVMGIAGVEGNGQTELIDALIGLKNADSGTIGFLGDDITPWATRKRREQGIGYIPEDRHRHGLLLEAPLWENRILGHVTEKPNSRGRRGLWLDIKGAQADTRRIVEEYDVRTPGIDVTAASLSGGNQQKLIVGREMSHKPKFLIAAHPTRGVDVGAQAAIWDQIREARREGLAVLLISADLDELIGLSDTLRVIYDGRLVADADPATVTPEELGSAMTGAATGHLEHVEEAADGADSTVENADDTAAPEDEAR, encoded by the coding sequence ATCCTCTACGGCATGCAGAAGCCGGACGAGGGCACCATCGCCGTCGACGGCGAGCTCGTCACCTTCTCGTCCCCCGCCGACGCCATCGCCCGCGGCATCGGCATGGTCCACCAGCACTTCATGCTCGCCGACAACCTCACCGTCCTGGAGAACGTCGTCCTGGGCAGCGAGAAGCTGCACGGCATCGGCGGCGGCGCCCGCAAGAAGATCAAGGAGATCTCCGACCGCTACGGCCTGAACGTCCGCCCGGACGTCCTCGTCGAGAGCCTCGGTGTCGCCGAGCGCCAGCGCGTGGAGATCCTCAAGGTCCTCTACCGCGGTGCCCGCACCCTGATCCTGGACGAGCCCACCGCCGTCCTGGTGCCGCAGGAGGTCGACGCCCTCTTCAGCAACCTGCGCGAGCTGAAGTCCGAGGGCCTCGCGGTCATCTTCATCTCGCACAAGCTCGGCGAGGTCCTCTCCGTCGCCGACGAGATCACCGTCATCCGGCGCGGCACCACCGTCGGCACGGCCGTCCCCTCCGCGACGACCCCCCGCCAGCTCGCCGAGATGATGGTCGGCAGCGAACTTCCCACCCCCGAGACGGCGGAGTCCACGGTCACGGACACCCCCGTCATCGAGGTCAAGGGCCTCACCGTCTACGCCGCCGGCGGCGCCTCCCTCGGCGCCGAGTCCGAGCCCACCGCAGGCGGCCTGCTCGGCGACCTCGCCCCCGCGACCGGCACCGCCAAGCGCGTCCTGGACGACGTCACCTTCACCATCCACGCCGGTGAGGTCATGGGCATCGCCGGCGTCGAGGGCAACGGCCAGACCGAACTGATCGACGCGCTGATCGGCCTGAAGAACGCCGACTCCGGCACCATCGGCTTCCTCGGCGACGACATCACGCCCTGGGCCACCCGCAAGCGCCGCGAACAGGGCATCGGTTACATCCCCGAGGACCGCCACCGCCACGGCCTCCTCCTGGAAGCCCCGCTCTGGGAGAACCGCATCCTCGGCCACGTCACCGAGAAGCCCAACTCGCGCGGTCGCCGGGGCCTCTGGCTCGACATCAAGGGCGCGCAGGCCGACACCCGCCGGATCGTCGAGGAGTACGACGTCCGCACCCCCGGCATCGACGTCACCGCCGCCTCCCTCTCCGGCGGCAACCAGCAGAAGCTGATCGTCGGCCGCGAGATGAGCCACAAGCCGAAGTTCCTGATCGCCGCCCACCCCACCCGCGGGGTGGACGTCGGCGCGCAGGCCGCGATCTGGGACCAGATCCGCGAGGCCCGCCGCGAGGGCCTGGCCGTGCTGCTCATCTCCGCCGACCTGGACGAACTGATCGGCCTGTCGGACACCCTGCGCGTGATCTACGACGGCAGGCTGGTCGCCGATGCCGACCCGGCCACCGTCACACCGGAGGAGCTCGGCTCGGCCATGACCGGCGCCGCGACCGGTCACCTCGAACACGTCGAGGAAGCAGCGGACGGCGCGGACAGCACCGTAGAAAACGCGGACGACACCGCCGCCCCGGAGGACGAGGCCCGATGA
- a CDS encoding cytidine deaminase — MTSPAAELAVDWDELRTEAREAMSHAYAPYSGYPVGVAARVDDGRTVSGCNVENASYGLGLCAECGLVSNLQRTGGGRLTHFTCVDGKGDILVPCGRCRQLLYEFGGPGLLVETPAGILPLSEMLPQAFGPDHLTR; from the coding sequence GTGACCTCGCCCGCCGCCGAGTTGGCCGTCGACTGGGACGAACTGCGCACCGAGGCGCGGGAGGCGATGTCCCACGCGTACGCGCCGTACTCGGGCTATCCCGTAGGGGTCGCCGCCCGGGTCGACGACGGCCGCACGGTCTCCGGCTGCAACGTGGAGAACGCGTCGTACGGCCTCGGCCTGTGCGCCGAGTGCGGGCTGGTCTCCAACCTCCAGCGCACCGGCGGCGGCCGGCTGACGCACTTCACGTGCGTCGACGGCAAGGGCGACATCCTCGTCCCGTGCGGCCGCTGCCGTCAGCTGCTGTACGAGTTCGGCGGCCCCGGCCTGCTGGTGGAGACACCGGCGGGCATCCTGCCGCTCTCGGAGATGCTCCCGCAGGCCTTCGGGCCGGACCATCTCACCAGGTAA